A single Amia ocellicauda isolate fAmiCal2 chromosome 9, fAmiCal2.hap1, whole genome shotgun sequence DNA region contains:
- the rexo4 gene encoding RNA exonuclease 4 — MSKAKPKCPDPPTVTATPGSTSAQQKNKSPPKKKKLWKTAGKGASKKDEGERKKSAVLPPKEAQQFSANWKALQELLYPKKEVKSQANESAGTNQNSKKEKNLKKDPKDIPVKDQTVKAVQVPTGKPTKDGTPPGTSDQNGTGVVEQQKTKEKKKRKNSQLPVEGKEEGSKKRKTEPAVGSRPTEEDIWFDDVDPDDVEATVGIDAANIMRKRQGVAKIEFLTTENALVKEHGFEGLTKAVAMDCEMVGVGYKGEDSIVARVSIVNQFGKCIYDKYVKPTEKVTDYRTAVSGIRPQDIKNGANVKVVQREVANIIQGRILVGHAIHNDLKILLLDHPKRKIRDTQKYKPFKQIVKCGRPSLKHLCEKILHVKVQQTEHSSVQDAQATMRLYTSVKQQWEAEIKDRHKSKDSSKKESKPKPRDERTSTD; from the exons ATGTCAAAAGCAAAGCCCAAGTGTCCCGACCCCCCCACCGTAACCGCGACGCCAGGATCTACATCCGCACAACAGAAGAACAAaagcccccccaaaaaaaagaagTTGTGGAAAACTGCGGGAAAGGGGGCTTCAAAGAAAGATGAAGGAGAGCGCAAGAAGAGCGCCGTGCTGCCTCCCAAAGAAGCTCAGCAGTTTTCAGCCAACTGGAAAGCACTGCAGGAG TTGCTCTACCCAAAGAAGGAAGTCAAAAGCCAGGCAAATGAATCTGCTGGGACAAATCAGAACTCCAAGAAGGAGAAAAATCTGAAGAAGGACCCTAAAGACATTCCAGTGAAAGATCAGACTGTGAAGGCTGTCCAGGTGCCCACTGGGAAGCCAACTAAAGACGGCACACCGCCGGGCACCTCAGATCAGAATGGCACTGGAGTTGTTGAGCAACAGAAGactaaggaaaagaaaaagaggaaaaataGCCAGTTACCTGTGGAGGGGAAAGAAGAGGGCAGTAAAAAGAGGAAAACTGAGCCGGCTGTGGGGAGCAGACCAACTGA GGAGGATATTTGGTTCGATGACGTGGACCCCGACGATGTAGAGGCTACAGTAGGGATAGATGCGGCCAATATTATGCGGAAGAGGCAGGGAGTGGCAAAGATAGAGTTCCTGACGACAGAAAATGCGCTGGTGAAAGAGCATGGCTTTGAAGG GTTAACCAAAGCAGTAGCCATGGATTGCGAGATGGTTGGGGTTGGTTATAAGGGTGAAGACAGCATTGTTGCCCGAGTCTCCATCGTGAACCAGTTCGGAAAATGCATTTATGACAAATACGTCAAGCCCACGGAGAAAGTGACCGATTACAGGACAGCAGTCAGTGGGATCAGACCACAGGACATCAAGAATG GAGCGAATGTGAAGGTCGTTCAGAGAGAGGTGGCCAATATCATACAAGGGAGAATTTTAGTTGGACATGCCATACATAATGACCTCAAG atcTTGCTTCTAGATCATCCAAAGAGAAAAATCAGGGATACTCAGAAATATAAACCCTTCAAACAAATAGTCAAG TGTGGTCGGCCCTCACTTAAACACCTCTGTGAGAAGATTCTTCATGTGAAAGTCCAGCAGACTGAACACTCATCG GTCCAAGATGCTCAAGCCACGATGAGACTCTACACTTCAGTGAAACAGCAATGGGAAGCAGAGATCAAAGACAGGCATAAAAGCAAAGACTCATCCAAGAAAGAGAGCAAACCAAAACCAAGGGATGAGAGAACCTCTACGGACTGA